The genomic interval ATGAAAAAGTTAATCCTCCTTTTTCTCGCAAGCCTGATCATTACAGGTAATGTCTCCAACATCAGTAGTGATGTTGTTCGACAGCTCTATAATAACTTTAAAACAAGCCAACAGTTTGAAACTGAAACCCATGTTCAGTCCGTTATTCAGGTTCTAGCCCAGAGCCTAAGTGATAGCGATAGTGACAACACTCTTGAAGCACCAGCCTTTATAGAGGCAAACCATGCCCCAACAGGGGGCGGCGCACTGCCTGAGACGATCTTAGGCATTAAGAAAGATGGCTGGAACCGCAGTCTTGGTTATTGTGTTTATGATCATGGCACAACAAATAGCTCAACAGGCCGCATAGACGGCCAAACAACGCCCGATCCCGGTGGAATTTCCTTTGCAGTGGTCTCATCTGGGGCCAATCGCACTTTTGACAGTACATGTGCAGACCTTGCATTAGGCAGCGCCGTTGGTGACGATAGAGCTGACTTTATGCCCTTGGGTGTGTCCGATGCAGCCTTTATTCTGGCTTCAGGTGGCGGAACGCCCACAACAAGTGGTTCAGGGACAGATACTGGTTCAGATGAAGGGGATGGCGGTACAACTGTTCCCGGTGGCGGCGTTACTCTTCCCGGTAGCTCGACCTATAGCGTCGCAGGCGCTGCTTTGTTCGATGGGTCTACGGGGTATTTATCTTGGGTGCCTTCAACTGCGGGAAGCCGCAAAGTATTTACAATTTCTGCATGGGTAAGAAAGGGGCAAGGTACTCAACAGGTAATTGCAAATGCAAATAATGCTGGATTGACGAGCTATTTATTTGTTCGTTTTCAAGATACAGGTGTCATCCGTATTAAAGAGTTATCTGGCGGTACAACAGAAATGTACCTTCAGACCAATGCCCTTTACCGTGATAATGCATGGTATCATGTTGTTTTTGAAGTCGATACCACACAAACCACGGCGTCTGAACGTCAAAAGTTATATGTAAATGGTGAACGTGTTACGTCATTCTCTACTGAGGATGCCTACAGTCTTAACTTTCAGTCACAATGGAATAATACAGAGACCCACAATATTGGGCGTTATACGTCTGGTATAAAATACCTAAATGGTTATGTCGCTGAATTCCAAAACGGGTTTGGGACAGTAACAGACTTTGGCGAATTCACCAGTTCGACGGGAGCTTGGGACCCTATTACCTATTCTGCTGATTTTGGCTCCAACGGGTTTCATTTAGATTTTGCCGATTCAACTGATCTTGGAAAAGACGTTTCAGGTAATGCAAACCATTGGAGTGTTCATGGTGGGGTGACGCCAGTAGGAAACTCCCCCACTGATAGTGCAGCAACCTTTAATCCTTTGGATATCGGTAACACAAGCGCAGTGTTCTCAAACGGCAACCGTACTGTGGATAGCACGACATCGGGCCAAGGCATTACCCCTGCAACCCTAGCAATTAATGATATTGATCAGGTTCATTTTGAGTTTGAGGTGGATGCAAGTACCAGCAATATTCAATTGCTCTTTATGGACCCATCCGATAACGGGACTAGAAACGGTGTGTCACTACAAAGTGCAGGTAATATCGCAAATTATGTTAATGGCTCGTTAGGGTCAACATACGGTAGTTGGTCTGTGGGGGATCGTTTCACTTTTGAGGTGGATACGTCTGCAAAGACTTTCACAATCGACCAAAACGGCACTGAAATCGTATCGGAAACATACACGACTACAGCGCAATTGTTCCCCGCAATTCGTGATGGTTCGGGTTCCAATCGTGGGGTTGTTACAGCAAATTTCTCAGAAAATGAATTTGTAGATACACCTGACACAGGTTTCAAAGCCCTCACAACAGCAAACCTAAGCCTCCCGACCAGTAAGCTTTCTGACCACTTCGTCCAAGGCACCTATAAAGGTAACGGTACCTCTCAAACCATCCTCTTTGGCGATGGAGTGGATTGGGGAGATGATGATTCTTTAATTATTGTCAAAAACCTAACCGCAGCACGCAGTTGGAAAATTGTTGATAGTCTCCGTGGAAACGGAGAAACACTTGATTTCAGTGGAACGACAGAAGAAAAATACAAAAGTAATTCAATAACAAACCTAACTGGTACAGGGTTTGACTTAAGTACTGAGAATAATACAAACGCGGCTAATGAAAACTTTGTCTATTACGCCTTAAAAGCGGGTTCATCTAGCTCACGTGTTACAGGTACAACAAATCACGGGAAAGCTTATACCGTAAGTGCCAATCCTGAATTTGGCTTTTCCACAGTAACCTATAAAGGTTCAGGCTCTGCGGGGCATGAAGTTCCCCATGGACTTTCCCAAGACGTTGGGATGTCTATAGTTAAGTCACGGATTGCTGGGGGATGGTACATTTACCATCATGAACTTGGTGCAACTAAGTTCATCTCTTTTGATGAATATTACGCTTTTACGAGTTCAGGGCCTTGGAACAATACTGAGCCATCAGAAACAATATTCACTCTTGGTAAGGGCTCCTCAACAAACAGTAATAATGTAGATTTTATTGCCTATGTCTTCGCCAAAGATAGCCCATATATAAAAACCTATGAGATGATCGCAAATGGAACATCTAATAATGTTTTTGTTCCTTTGCAGGGTGCATCTGTCTGGAATTTACATAAAAACTCATTGATTAAAGATTGGTGGAGTTTATACGACCGGGCAAGAAACCCAAGTAATCCAGTAACCGGATGGCTTGCTCCTAATGATCCATCTGCTGGCGGTTATCTTAGCTCTGATAAAGGTAAGGATTTCCATCATAACGGCATTAAAGAACATAATACCTCAACAAATGGCACATACATTGGCCTCGCCATCGTAGACCCTCACCAAATTGGCAGAGGGCAATAAAATGAGACAGTGCCAAATCGCGCCATATTACACTGAAGCCTTTGAGGATTTCGATGAAGCGTTGCAAGAATTAAGCGCTCTAGATGGAAAACTGTCTGCGCGCCAACGAAAGCGCCTGCATGAGGAGATTCTACACAAGGGGCTCAAACATCTCTTAGAAGTAAATAATTCCCCCATGGGGAAAACAACTGAAGAACTCAAATGTAAAGAAATTGTCAGAAAAGAAGGCAATGTTTTTGGTGCAGTTCTTAATGAATATATGAATTGCAATTCAGTATTTGAACAGCAGGAACTTATTCTAACTTGGATTAGAGATCGTCTCTTGCCACTGGAAAACCGCTGTTTCTCATGTGAAGGCTATCAAGAAAGAGAAAACCTTACAAAGAGGGGTGGTGAATAATGATTGAAACCCTCTATACGGCACTCCTCTTGGCAGTGGGGGCCGCTGACGTAAATTCTGTAAACAATCAAATGGCGGCACAATCACTTGAAACAACTCGTTATCAGGCAACGAGCTTTTGGGCTAATGCCAATCGAAATAAACTTCTTACATTGGTGTCTGACCTTGATGCAGATAGCACAAAAGAGCTGCCAGCAGTCAAAGAAGGTCAATCTGTTATAAATGGAGGGCTCTTGCCCGACACATATGGCCTCGTGCTTACAGACCGTTTTAAACGACTGTTTGGCTATTGCTCTTATGACCATGGCACAATGAAAACATCTTCAGGATATTATCAAGGAATAGATACGCCAAATGATGAGACCGTCATTGGAGTTGTTATTTCTTCAGGAGCAGATGGTTTGTTTCAATCTGACTGTAAAGACTTGCTCAGCAGGGAAGCTCAAAATGATGACTTGGCCATCTATATTACACAGGGGCAAATTCCATGAAAATAAAGCAAAAAAAGACAGCAAAAACCATAATAGCTCTTAGTTTTATTATCTCTTTTTGGTCCGTTTCACAAACGGCTTCAGCCAATGAGTGTTTAAGGGAGATAAAACAAATAAAAAACCCGATGTTGCAAAAACTATTGCTGGCGATTGGTAAGCAAGAAAGTCGTTTTTCTCCCTATGTCGTTAGATTAGGGAAGGAGTCCCATTGGGCAAAATCAAAAGCAGAGGCAAAAAGACTTGTTGAAAGCTTCACAGGTAAACTCTCTGACGTGGATGTGGGATGTATGCAAATCAATTTACACTATCATAAAGAGGCGATCAGCCTAGACGATATGCTCACTCCGGCAAAGAATGTTCGTTTTGCTTTAAGCCTACTTGCACGAAACTATAAAGAATATGGCAATTGGACACATGCCATTGCCCATTACAATGCAGGAAATTGTGAAAAACAAGCACAATATGTTTGCGCCATAGGTAAGAAACTAGCTCATCTCTATGGCCTGCCAGATAAAGAATGCCCTGCTTATAACAAACCTAAAAGCTGTACTCGTTAAACCTTAATTGGACATATAAAATGCGATCCGTCGATCTTGCAAAGGTTAGGGTTATTATTGCCGACCCAGACCCGAAATCACTAATACTTACTCGAAAAACACTGTTACAAGCAGGTTTTAAAGATATTATTCAGGGGAGTGATCTTGCGTTTATTACTCAGGCTTTCTCTTCAAAAATGCCTGAACTCTTAATTTCAGAAATTACTCTGCCTGATGGTGAACTAAGTGGTTTTGTGAGGAAAATCAGACATAAAAAAGTCGGCGATAATCCTTTCCTTGTCATTGCTGGCTTGAGCCAAACACCAACACCTGAATTAGTCACCAGAATTACAGAAGCAGGCGCAGATGACTTACTGGCAAAACCTATAGCCGTTGAAAAACTTCATGCCCGACTTATTCGATTGATAGAGGAGAGAAAACCTTTCACGATCAATGGGAATTATATTGGCCCAATAAGAAAACCAAGAAATTCATTTGAAGCAATGGCAGACCGAAAACAAGTTCCAAATAGTCTGCGTATGAAGGCTGTTGACGGCTTAACCTCAGATGAAGCAGATGATATTATTCAGTCAGCTATGCATGAGGTAAATGCTTCCATGGTAAAGAGCCATGCAAAGGAAATTGAACTTCATATCAAATGGCTTAAAACTATAGAAAATTCATCTGCATTGGATGAAAAGACAAAAAAGTGCGTTAAGAAACTTGTTTCTATTGTTGAAGATACAAACAGAAGATTAGACGGATCAAACTATGAGCATATTG from Candidatus Terasakiella magnetica carries:
- a CDS encoding response regulator, with the translated sequence MRSVDLAKVRVIIADPDPKSLILTRKTLLQAGFKDIIQGSDLAFITQAFSSKMPELLISEITLPDGELSGFVRKIRHKKVGDNPFLVIAGLSQTPTPELVTRITEAGADDLLAKPIAVEKLHARLIRLIEERKPFTINGNYIGPIRKPRNSFEAMADRKQVPNSLRMKAVDGLTSDEADDIIQSAMHEVNASMVKSHAKEIELHIKWLKTIENSSALDEKTKKCVKKLVSIVEDTNRRLDGSNYEHIGELCMALWGILCQIDESGQFEKWNLPIIEQINEAIKMGISTSPNLATIRLITNVVHEKINSLKEQYSSL
- a CDS encoding transglycosylase SLT domain-containing protein, translating into MKIKQKKTAKTIIALSFIISFWSVSQTASANECLREIKQIKNPMLQKLLLAIGKQESRFSPYVVRLGKESHWAKSKAEAKRLVESFTGKLSDVDVGCMQINLHYHKEAISLDDMLTPAKNVRFALSLLARNYKEYGNWTHAIAHYNAGNCEKQAQYVCAIGKKLAHLYGLPDKECPAYNKPKSCTR
- a CDS encoding LamG domain-containing protein, which gives rise to MKKLILLFLASLIITGNVSNISSDVVRQLYNNFKTSQQFETETHVQSVIQVLAQSLSDSDSDNTLEAPAFIEANHAPTGGGALPETILGIKKDGWNRSLGYCVYDHGTTNSSTGRIDGQTTPDPGGISFAVVSSGANRTFDSTCADLALGSAVGDDRADFMPLGVSDAAFILASGGGTPTTSGSGTDTGSDEGDGGTTVPGGGVTLPGSSTYSVAGAALFDGSTGYLSWVPSTAGSRKVFTISAWVRKGQGTQQVIANANNAGLTSYLFVRFQDTGVIRIKELSGGTTEMYLQTNALYRDNAWYHVVFEVDTTQTTASERQKLYVNGERVTSFSTEDAYSLNFQSQWNNTETHNIGRYTSGIKYLNGYVAEFQNGFGTVTDFGEFTSSTGAWDPITYSADFGSNGFHLDFADSTDLGKDVSGNANHWSVHGGVTPVGNSPTDSAATFNPLDIGNTSAVFSNGNRTVDSTTSGQGITPATLAINDIDQVHFEFEVDASTSNIQLLFMDPSDNGTRNGVSLQSAGNIANYVNGSLGSTYGSWSVGDRFTFEVDTSAKTFTIDQNGTEIVSETYTTTAQLFPAIRDGSGSNRGVVTANFSENEFVDTPDTGFKALTTANLSLPTSKLSDHFVQGTYKGNGTSQTILFGDGVDWGDDDSLIIVKNLTAARSWKIVDSLRGNGETLDFSGTTEEKYKSNSITNLTGTGFDLSTENNTNAANENFVYYALKAGSSSSRVTGTTNHGKAYTVSANPEFGFSTVTYKGSGSAGHEVPHGLSQDVGMSIVKSRIAGGWYIYHHELGATKFISFDEYYAFTSSGPWNNTEPSETIFTLGKGSSTNSNNVDFIAYVFAKDSPYIKTYEMIANGTSNNVFVPLQGASVWNLHKNSLIKDWWSLYDRARNPSNPVTGWLAPNDPSAGGYLSSDKGKDFHHNGIKEHNTSTNGTYIGLAIVDPHQIGRGQ